A DNA window from Iodobacter ciconiae contains the following coding sequences:
- a CDS encoding HD domain-containing protein — protein sequence MVKIIAGIKIPDSQMARDATQLVRDTESDLLFNHSTRVFLFGALTGERKKMDCNLELLYIGAMFHDMGLVSPYSSKGDRFEVDGANAARTFLQGYGINDSEIEQVWDSIALHTTPGIPQHKKPVVALVTAGVEMDVLGLEYDKFSTEQREAVIKAHPRESNFKEGIIDAFAQGTMHKPETTFGNVKADVLALKLPNYHRVNFCSLILGSAWSDGCKTANCLIHGKA from the coding sequence ATGGTCAAGATCATCGCTGGAATTAAAATCCCTGACAGTCAAATGGCAAGGGATGCCACTCAGCTGGTAAGAGATACAGAATCAGACTTGTTATTTAATCACTCAACCCGTGTATTTTTATTTGGCGCATTAACGGGTGAGCGCAAAAAAATGGACTGCAATTTAGAGCTGCTTTATATCGGCGCAATGTTTCATGATATGGGTCTGGTTTCACCATACAGCAGTAAAGGCGATCGCTTTGAAGTAGATGGTGCCAACGCCGCCCGTACATTTTTACAAGGCTATGGCATCAATGACAGCGAAATCGAGCAAGTCTGGGATTCAATCGCTCTGCACACCACGCCTGGCATTCCACAGCACAAAAAACCCGTAGTTGCTTTAGTGACAGCAGGGGTTGAAATGGACGTGCTGGGGCTTGAGTATGATAAATTCAGTACAGAGCAACGAGAAGCCGTTATCAAAGCCCACCCTAGGGAAAGCAATTTCAAAGAAGGTATTATTGATGCCTTTGCACAAGGCACCATGCATAAACCAGAAACTACATTTGGGAATGTAAAAGCCGACGTTCTGGCGCTCAAACTACCTAATTACCACCGGGTAAATTTTTGCAGCTTAATCTTGGGCTCAGCTTGGAGTGACGGCTGCAAGACAGCTAACTGCCTGATACATGGCAAAGCATAG
- a CDS encoding RelA/SpoT family protein, with the protein MVAVTRPLAQSIAEAADPDRWLNALTERYPPTDIIRLRQALDWVFEQYGQRTHIDTGNSLFQHAVASASIVADLRLDANSVIATLLFALPTQLNQPMELVNTHFGADVTRLLDGASKVSKLRSLAHPASGKAQDAAQQIEAVRKMLIAMVEDIRAVLIKLAWRTQTMHELARAPDDVRRRIAQETLDLFAPLANRLGVWQIKWELEDLGFRYLHPDTYKKIARLLDERRVDREKFIDEVLSTLRIELNNAGVKADLMGRPKHIFSIWKKMQKKKLDFSELYDIRAVRILVPDLKDCYTALGIVHNLWQPIPGEFDDYIAHPKGNSYRSLHTAVIGENDKAVEVQIRTTEMHEHAEYGVAAHWRYKEGGQGDARYEEKIAWLRQLLDWREDMASETQFAETFKAELFDDTIYILTPAGRVITLPKGSTPVDFAYHVHTDLGHRCRGAKVNGQIVPLYTALENGQRVEILSAKEGGPSIDWLHQGYVKSHRAASKVRHWIRQQHQDIAIEAGRSIYDKEAIRCTARDANQDNIAAKLGCKHIEELYAALGQGEISQRELNHAFRESQAPAEPAQEQPNDFIKAAKANGNGEGILIEGVDKLMTLLAKCCKPVPPDHVMGFVTRGRGISIHRSDCSTLKRLASEAPERLINADWGIQRGHVFATDLLVEAHNNRGTLLRDLSDIMARERINVTAVNTQNKDQRVLMRFTLEIRDAEQLQRILTKLQDVNEVIRVIRG; encoded by the coding sequence ATGGTTGCTGTTACCCGCCCACTTGCCCAATCCATCGCAGAAGCGGCAGATCCCGACCGCTGGCTTAACGCTTTAACAGAGCGTTATCCGCCAACAGATATTATTCGCCTGCGTCAGGCGCTCGACTGGGTGTTTGAGCAATACGGCCAGCGCACTCATATCGATACCGGCAACTCGCTTTTCCAGCACGCCGTAGCCAGTGCTTCCATCGTGGCGGACTTGCGTCTTGATGCCAATTCGGTCATTGCCACTCTTTTGTTTGCACTACCCACCCAGCTTAATCAGCCTATGGAGCTGGTTAATACTCACTTTGGTGCCGATGTCACCCGCCTGCTTGATGGTGCCAGCAAGGTCAGCAAATTACGCAGTCTGGCCCATCCAGCCAGTGGCAAGGCACAAGATGCCGCCCAGCAAATTGAAGCCGTGCGCAAAATGCTGATTGCTATGGTAGAAGACATCCGCGCTGTACTGATCAAGCTGGCCTGGCGCACGCAAACCATGCATGAGCTGGCCCGTGCACCGGACGATGTACGCCGCCGTATTGCCCAGGAAACGCTCGATTTATTCGCGCCATTAGCCAATCGTTTGGGCGTGTGGCAAATCAAATGGGAGCTGGAAGACTTAGGCTTTAGATACCTTCACCCGGATACTTATAAAAAAATTGCCAGGCTACTGGATGAGCGCCGTGTCGATCGGGAAAAATTTATTGATGAGGTGCTAAGCACCCTCAGAATTGAGCTCAATAATGCCGGAGTTAAAGCCGACCTAATGGGGCGGCCCAAGCATATTTTCAGCATCTGGAAAAAAATGCAGAAAAAAAAGCTCGATTTCTCTGAGCTTTACGATATCCGTGCCGTGCGTATTCTGGTTCCGGATTTAAAAGACTGCTATACCGCGCTTGGTATTGTTCACAATCTGTGGCAACCGATTCCAGGCGAATTTGACGATTATATTGCCCATCCTAAAGGTAACTCCTACCGCAGCCTGCACACGGCAGTCATTGGTGAAAATGATAAAGCTGTTGAAGTGCAAATCCGGACCACCGAAATGCACGAGCACGCCGAATATGGTGTTGCCGCACACTGGCGCTATAAAGAAGGCGGCCAGGGGGACGCACGCTACGAAGAAAAAATTGCCTGGCTGCGCCAGCTCCTGGACTGGCGTGAAGATATGGCCAGCGAAACCCAATTTGCCGAGACATTCAAAGCCGAGCTCTTTGACGACACCATTTATATACTCACCCCTGCCGGGCGCGTCATTACTTTGCCCAAGGGCAGCACTCCGGTAGATTTTGCCTACCATGTGCACACCGATCTTGGCCATCGCTGCCGTGGTGCCAAAGTAAACGGCCAGATTGTGCCGCTCTATACCGCACTTGAAAATGGTCAGAGAGTAGAGATCTTATCTGCCAAAGAAGGCGGCCCCAGCATAGACTGGCTGCATCAGGGTTATGTAAAAAGCCACCGCGCCGCAAGTAAAGTCCGCCACTGGATACGTCAGCAGCATCAGGATATTGCCATTGAAGCGGGTCGCTCTATTTATGATAAGGAAGCCATCCGCTGCACCGCCCGAGACGCTAATCAGGACAATATTGCCGCTAAATTAGGCTGTAAACATATTGAAGAGCTGTACGCTGCACTAGGCCAGGGAGAAATCTCCCAGCGCGAGCTAAACCACGCATTCAGAGAAAGCCAGGCCCCTGCCGAGCCGGCCCAGGAGCAGCCTAACGACTTCATTAAAGCAGCAAAGGCCAATGGCAATGGTGAGGGCATTCTGATCGAAGGGGTCGATAAACTAATGACCCTGCTTGCCAAGTGCTGCAAGCCGGTTCCTCCCGACCATGTTATGGGTTTTGTCACCAGGGGGCGGGGCATTTCCATTCACCGCAGTGACTGCAGTACGCTCAAACGCTTAGCCAGCGAGGCACCGGAGCGCCTGATCAATGCCGACTGGGGCATTCAGCGCGGCCATGTTTTTGCCACGGATTTACTGGTTGAAGCGCATAACAACCGTGGAACTTTGCTGCGTGATTTAAGCGATATCATGGCTCGTGAACGGATCAACGTTACCGCCGTTAACACACAAAATAAAGATCAGCGTGTATTAATGCGATTCACATTAGAAATCAGGGATGCCGAACAATTACAAAGAATCCTAACTAAATTACAAGATGTGAATGAAGTGATTCGTGTTATACGCGGATAA
- a CDS encoding LacI family DNA-binding transcriptional regulator, which produces METLPQIANSIREVAALAQTSVSTVSRVLNQSGYVRAEVRERIERVITATGFVPSAVAKGLQRRQSSLVGVVIPRIDSYSISAMVAGISTVLEAAGYSLLLAHTDNQVERELKALQLFKEQRVNGVLLLAAELGEQHRQAFSLLKLPLVVLGQDASGLGISCVLQDECAASTTLTQALLARGHRRIGYIGVNDRDIQVGGERKRGYQTALSAAGIAADSTLITAGGFDFASAALAVDQLMALPQPPTALLAATDRLAIGAISRLAEKGLHVPDNISVVGMGDIDIAAMMQPRLSTVHYDYQASGSRAAHLLLAQLKQEITATSKAVMPFTIKMRDSTRQLAP; this is translated from the coding sequence ATGGAAACGTTACCACAAATAGCTAACAGCATTCGTGAAGTCGCAGCCCTGGCGCAAACCTCAGTATCCACGGTTTCACGGGTGCTCAACCAGTCAGGCTACGTCAGAGCCGAAGTGCGCGAGCGCATTGAGCGCGTGATTACGGCCACCGGCTTTGTACCCAGTGCCGTGGCTAAGGGCTTGCAGCGCCGCCAGTCTTCGCTGGTGGGTGTGGTCATTCCCCGTATCGATTCCTACAGCATCAGCGCAATGGTGGCCGGCATCTCCACCGTACTGGAAGCAGCTGGCTACAGCCTGCTGCTAGCACATACCGACAATCAGGTAGAACGCGAACTCAAGGCTCTGCAGCTATTCAAGGAGCAGCGCGTCAATGGCGTGCTGCTGCTGGCCGCTGAGCTTGGCGAACAGCATCGTCAGGCCTTTTCCCTGCTGAAGCTGCCACTGGTGGTGCTGGGCCAGGATGCATCCGGTCTGGGCATCAGCTGCGTATTGCAGGACGAATGTGCCGCCTCCACTACCCTGACACAGGCGCTGCTGGCACGCGGCCATCGCCGCATTGGCTATATCGGAGTAAATGACCGCGATATTCAGGTAGGTGGCGAGCGCAAACGCGGTTATCAAACAGCCTTGTCTGCTGCCGGTATTGCTGCAGATAGCACACTGATAACCGCTGGCGGCTTTGATTTCGCCAGTGCCGCCCTGGCTGTGGACCAGCTGATGGCCCTACCCCAGCCTCCTACAGCCCTGCTGGCCGCTACCGACAGACTGGCCATTGGCGCAATCAGCCGGCTGGCCGAAAAAGGCTTACACGTACCGGACAATATATCGGTAGTGGGCATGGGCGATATTGATATCGCGGCCATGATGCAGCCCCGGCTCTCCACCGTACATTATGATTACCAGGCCAGCGGCAGCCGGGCTGCACACCTGCTGCTAGCCCAACTGAAGCAAGAAATAACGGCCACCAGCAAGGCCGTGATGCCGTTTACCATCAAAATGCGCGATAGCACACGGCAGTTGGCCCCTTGA
- a CDS encoding GlxA family transcriptional regulator: MRSVAIAIFPDVQALDVAGPVDVFAEANQFVAQSECYEIRLIGSTEAPIRASNGMQLVADLTYADAVRSFDIALIAGGPKLPVAPPRKNLIDWVIKTIPLCKRYGSICTGAFVLGQAGLLNGKRVTTHWQNAPQLAQQFPEAQVDLDSIYIRDDNLLTSAGVTAGIDAALAIVAEDHGAGIALTVAKRLLVFAQRRGGQSQFSPYLIAPIDEHSPMAKVQQFVMNHFQQQFSVDRLAAIAGMSSRNFARLFVQLNQITPHQFIDQIRIDNARRLLESSNLPLKTIAFECGFMTAERMRIVFSKRLGVTPNTYRMSFNAL; the protein is encoded by the coding sequence ATGCGTTCGGTTGCTATTGCTATTTTTCCTGACGTACAAGCACTGGATGTTGCAGGGCCAGTCGATGTATTTGCGGAAGCAAATCAGTTTGTGGCACAAAGCGAGTGCTATGAAATACGCCTCATTGGTTCGACCGAAGCCCCCATTCGGGCCTCTAACGGTATGCAGCTGGTCGCAGATCTTACTTATGCAGATGCTGTTCGATCGTTTGACATCGCACTTATTGCTGGCGGCCCGAAATTACCCGTTGCACCACCCCGTAAAAACCTGATTGACTGGGTAATTAAAACTATTCCGCTGTGTAAGCGTTACGGCTCAATTTGTACGGGGGCGTTTGTTTTAGGCCAGGCAGGCTTATTAAATGGCAAACGGGTGACTACGCACTGGCAAAATGCACCGCAACTTGCTCAGCAGTTTCCTGAAGCACAGGTAGATTTAGACAGCATATACATTCGGGATGACAATCTTTTGACCTCTGCAGGGGTCACTGCAGGCATCGATGCGGCTCTGGCGATTGTGGCTGAAGACCACGGTGCCGGGATTGCTTTAACAGTAGCCAAGCGCTTACTGGTCTTTGCACAACGCCGGGGCGGGCAATCCCAGTTTAGCCCCTATCTGATTGCACCTATAGATGAGCACTCACCTATGGCCAAGGTGCAGCAATTTGTGATGAATCATTTTCAGCAGCAGTTTAGTGTTGACAGGCTCGCCGCAATTGCAGGTATGAGTTCGCGTAATTTTGCCAGATTATTTGTTCAGCTTAACCAAATTACGCCACACCAATTTATTGATCAGATTCGTATTGATAATGCACGCCGTCTGCTTGAAAGCAGCAATCTGCCGTTAAAGACCATTGCTTTTGAGTGTGGATTTATGACTGCAGAGCGTATGCGTATTGTATTTAGCAAGCGGCTTGGCGTGACGCCAAATACATATAGAATGAGTTTTAATGCGCTTTAA
- the rsgA gene encoding ribosome small subunit-dependent GTPase A, with translation MTETARIVASHGKSYIIECAGGKRLRASTRGKKTDYSCGDLVDIQILNDEQAVIERVLERKTLLYRSDAWKSKLIAANVTQLIIVVASEPSFSTELISRCAIAAEAGGIQTLICLNKCDLPSATAAKERLQYFVNLGYKLIEISALENIAPLRDSLAGHISVLVGQSGMGKSTITNALLPDANARVNEISVALDSGKHTTTNATFYHLDTESALIDSPGLQSFGLAHITAQDLPAYFPELKERIGTCRFHNCRHRQEPACGMRAGVEEGTISPQRLALLHRLQDELSSGSRY, from the coding sequence ATGACTGAAACCGCCCGTATCGTCGCTAGCCACGGTAAGTCCTATATTATTGAATGCGCAGGTGGCAAGCGCCTTCGGGCCAGTACCCGTGGTAAAAAAACGGATTACTCCTGCGGCGACTTAGTCGATATCCAAATTTTAAACGATGAACAAGCCGTCATTGAGCGGGTACTGGAACGCAAAACACTGCTGTATCGCTCGGACGCCTGGAAAAGCAAACTGATTGCCGCCAATGTAACGCAACTCATTATTGTGGTGGCTTCAGAACCCAGCTTTTCAACCGAACTGATCAGCCGCTGTGCCATTGCTGCCGAAGCCGGTGGAATTCAAACACTAATTTGTTTAAATAAATGCGATTTACCGTCGGCTACTGCCGCAAAAGAACGGCTGCAATACTTTGTAAATCTGGGCTACAAGCTAATTGAGATTTCAGCTTTAGAGAATATCGCGCCATTGCGTGATTCATTAGCCGGGCATATTTCTGTACTGGTTGGGCAATCAGGGATGGGTAAATCCACCATTACCAATGCCCTCTTGCCCGATGCCAATGCACGCGTGAATGAAATCTCGGTAGCGCTTGATTCAGGTAAACACACCACCACCAACGCCACCTTTTATCATCTGGACACCGAGTCAGCGCTAATTGATTCACCGGGCCTTCAATCTTTTGGCCTGGCACATATTACCGCACAAGATTTACCCGCTTATTTCCCGGAGTTAAAAGAGCGTATTGGCACCTGCCGCTTTCATAATTGCCGCCACCGCCAGGAGCCGGCTTGCGGCATGCGGGCGGGAGTTGAAGAAGGCACAATCAGCCCGCAAAGGCTTGCCCTGCTGCATCGCTTACAAGATGAATTAAGCTCCGGCAGCCGCTACTAA
- a CDS encoding 4a-hydroxytetrahydrobiopterin dehydratase, with protein sequence MSLSTENCQDGATKLSEVEAEMLSTDLQDWIVSEAYLEKTFRFKNFYETMGFVNAVAWMSNQQDHHPDLDVSYSRCRVRWSTHSANGISRNDFICAARSDTLHKKS encoded by the coding sequence ATGTCACTCAGCACTGAAAACTGCCAGGATGGTGCAACAAAACTCAGTGAAGTAGAAGCAGAAATGCTCTCTACCGATCTGCAAGACTGGATCGTGAGCGAAGCCTACCTGGAAAAAACATTTCGCTTTAAAAATTTTTACGAAACGATGGGTTTTGTCAATGCAGTGGCCTGGATGTCCAATCAACAGGATCATCATCCAGATTTAGATGTAAGCTATAGCCGTTGCCGTGTGCGCTGGAGCACACATAGTGCAAACGGAATCAGCCGCAATGATTTTATCTGTGCTGCCCGCTCGGATACACTTCATAAGAAAAGCTAG
- a CDS encoding sucrose-specific PTS transporter subunit IIBC, with protein sequence MNYQQIATDILPLIGGTDNIVSIAHCATRLRLVLKDQQLVNKPALEALDSVKGCFTNGGQFQIVLGQGVVNHVCEALIANTGLNEASTQESKTLAAARLGPAQRLAQMLSNIFVPIIPVIVACGLLMGVIGTARTLGLAADTPWLQILDMFSNTAFVFLPILIAISAAREFNTNPFLAAALGGIMIHPALQNAWTVGGGIHEYWTLFGLHIAKVGYQGTVLPVLLAVWMQSHIERQLRRVVPNSLDLILTPFLTLMLSALAALLLIGPFGRMLGDGISLGLMMVYQHGGVLAGMLFGGAYSLVVITGVHHSFHAIEAGLLSNPAIGKNFLLPIWAMANVAQGGAALAVFFRTSDAKVKQIALPAALSCLLGITEAAIFGVNLRFVRPFVAAAIGGALGGAWIVFNQVFMTAIGVTGLPGIALVPAAGMLNYIAGLMIAFGSAFVASWLFGLKQQEAKA encoded by the coding sequence ATGAATTACCAACAAATTGCAACCGACATCCTGCCCCTGATAGGCGGTACTGACAACATTGTCAGTATTGCTCACTGCGCCACACGCCTGCGTCTGGTGCTAAAAGACCAGCAGCTCGTTAACAAACCCGCACTGGAAGCACTGGACAGTGTAAAAGGCTGCTTCACCAATGGTGGCCAGTTCCAGATCGTGCTGGGCCAGGGCGTGGTCAACCACGTTTGCGAAGCACTGATCGCAAACACCGGCCTGAACGAAGCTAGCACCCAGGAAAGCAAAACCCTGGCAGCGGCACGCCTGGGGCCGGCGCAACGCCTGGCACAAATGCTATCCAATATCTTCGTCCCCATCATTCCGGTCATTGTGGCTTGCGGCCTGTTGATGGGAGTCATCGGCACAGCCAGAACACTGGGTCTGGCTGCAGACACGCCGTGGTTGCAAATCCTGGACATGTTCTCCAACACAGCCTTTGTGTTTCTGCCCATTCTGATTGCAATATCCGCAGCCCGTGAATTTAATACCAACCCGTTTCTGGCCGCAGCGCTGGGCGGCATTATGATTCACCCTGCGCTGCAAAATGCCTGGACTGTGGGCGGAGGCATCCATGAATACTGGACCTTATTTGGCCTGCATATTGCCAAGGTGGGTTACCAGGGCACAGTGCTGCCCGTTTTACTGGCGGTATGGATGCAAAGCCATATCGAACGCCAGCTGCGCCGTGTGGTGCCCAATAGTCTGGATTTGATCCTGACACCTTTTCTAACGCTGATGCTTAGCGCGCTGGCAGCCCTGCTGCTGATCGGCCCGTTCGGACGCATGCTGGGCGATGGCATTTCTTTAGGCCTGATGATGGTTTACCAGCACGGCGGCGTTCTGGCCGGGATGCTGTTTGGCGGCGCTTACTCATTGGTGGTGATCACCGGGGTTCATCACAGTTTTCATGCCATCGAAGCGGGCCTGCTGAGTAATCCCGCCATCGGCAAGAATTTTTTGCTGCCCATCTGGGCGATGGCCAATGTTGCACAGGGCGGTGCAGCGCTGGCGGTATTTTTCCGTACGAGTGATGCCAAGGTCAAACAGATTGCCCTGCCCGCAGCGCTCTCCTGCCTGCTAGGGATTACCGAGGCGGCCATCTTTGGCGTTAACCTGCGTTTTGTCCGCCCCTTTGTGGCAGCGGCGATAGGCGGGGCATTGGGCGGGGCCTGGATCGTATTTAACCAAGTGTTTATGACCGCCATTGGCGTAACGGGCCTGCCAGGCATCGCCCTGGTACCGGCAGCTGGCATGCTGAACTATATAGCAGGCCTGATGATTGCCTTTGGCAGCGCATTTGTCGCCAGCTGGCTGTTTGGCTTAAAACAACAGGAAGCCAAGGCATGA